DNA from Thermomicrobium roseum DSM 5159:
GAGATCGTGCGGGAGATCCGGGAACTCGTGAATGCAGGCACCAAGGAGGTCATCCTCGTTGCCCAAGACACGATCCGTTACGGCGCAGACCTGGGTTTGCGGAACGGGCTTCCGGACCTGCTTCGCTCGATCGCAGAGCACGTCCCCGACCTGCCGTGGCTCCGCCTCTTGTACCTCTATCCGAGTCCACTCCTCTTTCGACTCATCGACACCATGGCTGAACTGAAGCCGTGTGTTCCGTATCTGGACATTCCGCTCCAACATGCCGATCCTGTTCTTCTCCGCCGCATGATGCGACCGAGCGACCCTGATTTTTATCGTCGGCTCATCGCTTATGCGCGGGAACGCCTGCCCGACGTCGCTCTCCGGACGACCTTCATCGTCGGCTTTCCCGGTGAAACCGACGAGCAGTTCCGGCGACTCTACGATTTCGTCGCCGAGATGGAGTTCGACCACGTCGGTGTCTTCGTCTATTCCCGCGAGCAACCAACGCCGAGTGCACGCATGGAGGACCCGGTTCCACCGGAGGTCGCGGAAGAGCGCCGGGCCGCACTCATGGAACTCCAGCAACGCATCTCGTGGGCCAGGAACAAGACACTCGTCGGGAAAATCCTTCCCATCCTCGTCGAAGGCACTGGGGAAGTCGAAGACGAGAGGGGAAACCGCGCTCCCCTCTCGGCTGGTCGGGCAGCGCGCCACGCGCCAGAAGTCGACGGACTCGTCTTCGTTCCTGAGGAACTGCCACTGGGTGAGTTCGTAACTGTCCGCATCACCCAGGCTGAGCCGTATGACTTGTGGGCTGAACCGCTCGCTCAGGCGAAGAGACGTCGGGAAACAGGCCGCGGACGGCCGCGTCCTCGTCGCCAGACGGGACTGAAAACGAGCCATTGATCCGGCGCCTCCCGAATAGCACACTCCAGTTGCCGAGCCAGTGCCTCGAGTGCGACAGTGATGTCCTGCTGGCGATTCGCCGTTCGTGCGACCCGGAGCGGCTCTCCAGAGCGGACCCGGTATCCATGCTCGGCACGATAACAGAAGACGGGTACGATGGGACAGTTCAGGCGACGAGCGAGGCGCAGCGGACCATCCGGCAAGGTCGTCCGCGCCCCGAAGAAGGTCACCAGCTGTCCGTTTCCCGCGGGATCACGATCGACCAGAAAGACGACCGGTGTGCCGGTTTGCAGTGCTCGGCGCACGCGCAAGAGACCGGCAGCCGTCGGCGGCACCAGTTCGATTCCCGAGACACCGCGCAACCAGCGCATCGAGCGGTCGATCCACCATGGACGCATCGGAGCAGCCACGCTGACCAGCCGGAGACGACGAGTGGAGGCAAGCGTGGCGGCCGCGACGTCGAACGGACCGAGATGCGCCGAGACGAGAATGACCGGTGAACCGGAAAGCGCGACCGGAGCTCCTTCCATCTCGACCACTGGCCGCCACCGACCGCCTGTCAGGCGCAGAACGAGGAGCGCTGCGATGTTCCGGGCACTCGCCTGGAAGGCTCGCCGTGCTGCGGACCGCACGGCGCAACTGTCTGCCGGCAAACCGAGCACATGGGCCAAATTCGCACAGAGATCCGCGCGGCGCGAGCGCCACAGCAGGTACGCAGCTTCTCCGATGCGATCGACCACCCAACAGGCCGGACGTTCCAGGAGAGGGAGACGCAGCGCTCGCCCGAAACGATCGCCTCGCATGCGCTCACCGCTCAGCCCGAGCGTCGGTCGCGAGCGAATTCTTCCCGTGTCCAGCCGAGGTAGGGCCACGCATCGACAACGACCGGTAATCCTCGCGCGACCGTCAAGACCAGCGTGAGATACACGCAGAGCCACCCAGCGAGCAGAAACACCGGTTCGACGAAGAGTCGGTCGATGATCGGGAACTCCGCACGCCTAGTCGCGACTACACCAGCGAGAAAGAGGAATGCCACCAACTTGGCCGTACCGTACAGCGCCCGCATGCACCGCGAGGCAGTCAGGAAACGAGTGATCGGCGTGCGTGCCATGGAGCGCTCACCGAAAGGCGT
Protein-coding regions in this window:
- the rimO gene encoding 30S ribosomal protein S12 methylthiotransferase RimO; this translates as MDRPLRFHIVTLGCSKNQVDSEGMAQRLIARGLQPTDEPDEAAVLVVNTCGFLAAARAESRAAIEELAARRRPGQIIIAAGCMVSLDQHRAELPPGLDAYVPTHDWNRIDAVVADLLGLPIPSVLESTRDLPSFPRLPVRRPSAYVKIADGCDHRCSFCAIPLIKGNQRSKRPSEIVREIRELVNAGTKEVILVAQDTIRYGADLGLRNGLPDLLRSIAEHVPDLPWLRLLYLYPSPLLFRLIDTMAELKPCVPYLDIPLQHADPVLLRRMMRPSDPDFYRRLIAYARERLPDVALRTTFIVGFPGETDEQFRRLYDFVAEMEFDHVGVFVYSREQPTPSARMEDPVPPEVAEERRAALMELQQRISWARNKTLVGKILPILVEGTGEVEDERGNRAPLSAGRAARHAPEVDGLVFVPEELPLGEFVTVRITQAEPYDLWAEPLAQAKRRRETGRGRPRPRRQTGLKTSH
- a CDS encoding lysophospholipid acyltransferase family protein; its protein translation is MRGDRFGRALRLPLLERPACWVVDRIGEAAYLLWRSRRADLCANLAHVLGLPADSCAVRSAARRAFQASARNIAALLVLRLTGGRWRPVVEMEGAPVALSGSPVILVSAHLGPFDVAAATLASTRRLRLVSVAAPMRPWWIDRSMRWLRGVSGIELVPPTAAGLLRVRRALQTGTPVVFLVDRDPAGNGQLVTFFGARTTLPDGPLRLARRLNCPIVPVFCYRAEHGYRVRSGEPLRVARTANRQQDITVALEALARQLECAIREAPDQWLVFSPVWRRGRGRPRPVSRRLFA